A genomic region of Candidatus Acidulodesulfobacterium acidiphilum contains the following coding sequences:
- a CDS encoding menaquinone biosynthesis decarboxylase — MPYKDLHEFIGVLEKNGDLKRVGAPVDRILEIAEIADRTVKKEGPALLFENVKGYNFPVLINMFGSNKRILKAFEVENLDDVAKRIEEIIDPDIPTNFFEKIKSLSKLKKLADYMPKIVKNAKCKEVIIDKPPLLDILPVLKTWPEDGGPFITLPLVFTKDPEKGSTNVGMYRMQVYDDTTCGMHWHIHKDGARHFRKYKELGQKIPVSVVIGSDPSVIYSATAPLPPDIEEMMFAGFLRGEAVELVKCETNDIYVPANAEFVLEGYIDPGEDLRVEGPFGDHTGYYSLEDFYPVFHVTLITHRKNAVYPATIVGKPPMEDCYIGKATERFFLPAIKKIFPEIVDMNLPFEGIFHDLAFVSIKKSYPGHAKKIMHGIWGLGLMMFTKIIVILDEDVNVQDRSEVIWRICNNIDPKRDITFVEGPIDVLEHASDIPNYGSKMGIDATKKWASEGYKRKWPNDIVMSEEIKKLVDAKWKEYGIDA, encoded by the coding sequence ATGCCATATAAAGACCTGCACGAATTTATCGGAGTTTTAGAAAAAAACGGCGACTTAAAAAGAGTCGGCGCTCCAGTCGACAGGATTTTGGAAATAGCCGAGATTGCAGACAGAACGGTAAAAAAAGAGGGTCCGGCTCTTTTATTCGAAAACGTTAAAGGATATAATTTTCCCGTTTTAATAAATATGTTCGGTTCCAACAAGAGAATATTGAAAGCTTTTGAAGTCGAAAACTTAGACGACGTCGCCAAAAGAATAGAGGAAATTATCGACCCCGACATTCCGACAAATTTTTTTGAAAAGATAAAATCCCTTTCAAAGCTTAAAAAACTTGCCGACTATATGCCCAAGATAGTAAAAAACGCAAAATGCAAAGAGGTTATAATAGATAAACCGCCACTTTTAGACATTCTGCCCGTTTTAAAAACATGGCCGGAAGACGGCGGTCCGTTTATTACCCTTCCGCTTGTTTTTACTAAAGATCCGGAAAAAGGTTCTACGAACGTAGGTATGTACAGGATGCAGGTTTACGACGATACGACCTGCGGAATGCACTGGCATATACATAAAGACGGCGCAAGACATTTCAGGAAATATAAAGAGCTGGGTCAAAAAATACCGGTTTCGGTAGTCATAGGTTCCGATCCGTCCGTTATTTATTCGGCAACGGCTCCTCTGCCTCCGGATATCGAAGAGATGATGTTCGCCGGTTTTTTAAGAGGCGAAGCCGTCGAATTAGTTAAATGCGAGACTAACGATATATACGTTCCGGCAAACGCCGAATTCGTACTCGAAGGATATATAGACCCAGGCGAAGATTTAAGGGTGGAAGGCCCTTTCGGCGACCATACGGGATATTATTCTTTGGAAGATTTTTATCCGGTTTTTCACGTAACTTTGATAACGCATAGGAAAAATGCCGTATATCCGGCTACGATAGTAGGCAAGCCTCCTATGGAAGACTGCTATATAGGAAAAGCTACCGAAAGATTTTTCCTTCCTGCCATAAAAAAGATTTTTCCGGAAATAGTGGATATGAATCTTCCTTTCGAGGGAATATTTCACGACCTTGCTTTCGTAAGCATTAAAAAAAGTTATCCGGGGCATGCAAAGAAGATTATGCACGGCATATGGGGACTGGGTTTAATGATGTTTACTAAAATTATAGTAATACTTGACGAAGACGTAAACGTTCAGGACAGAAGCGAGGTTATTTGGAGGATTTGCAACAATATAGACCCTAAAAGAGATATAACTTTCGTCGAAGGGCCGATAGACGTTTTGGAACATGCTTCAGATATTCCCAATTACGGCTCAAAAATGGGCATCGACGCTACTAAAAAATGGGCATCGGAAGGTTATAAGAGAAAATGGCCTAACGATATAGTTATGTCCGAAGAAATAAAAAAACTTGTCGATGCAAAATGGAAAGAGTACGGTATCGATGCTTAA
- a CDS encoding 4-hydroxybenzoate octaprenyltransferase, whose protein sequence is MQNGKSTVSMLKKIKNTLELVKFSHTIFVLPFALSAFFLAFYDKYPDSFGTPFFYYKIIWIIIAMASGRSGAMAFNRIIDRKIDAKNKRTMSRTLPKGELSVLYSVIFGILSYAVLIIAAYELNFTCFVLAPFVIAFVTFYSFTKRFTFFSHLVLGISMALGPLGTWLAVTGSLDFKILIMGLAVVFWGAGFDILYAVMDYDFDIANGLFSVPAKFGVKNAVITARILHLFALLCLVYLYFLFNLNFLYIIGIMLVTGFFAYEHILVFKSLDNIDMAFFTMNGYISITFFVFMSLSIAYYYKLI, encoded by the coding sequence ATGCAAAATGGAAAGAGTACGGTATCGATGCTTAAAAAAATTAAAAATACTTTAGAATTAGTAAAATTTTCCCATACTATTTTCGTTCTGCCTTTTGCGCTTAGCGCTTTTTTTCTTGCTTTTTACGATAAATATCCGGATTCTTTCGGTACGCCTTTTTTTTATTATAAAATAATATGGATTATTATCGCAATGGCTTCCGGACGAAGCGGAGCAATGGCGTTCAACAGGATAATCGACAGAAAAATAGACGCTAAAAACAAAAGGACTATGTCTAGAACGCTTCCAAAGGGCGAACTGTCGGTTTTATACAGCGTTATTTTTGGAATACTGTCTTATGCGGTTCTTATTATTGCGGCATATGAACTTAATTTTACATGTTTCGTGCTTGCTCCATTTGTGATAGCTTTTGTAACTTTTTATTCTTTTACTAAAAGATTCACTTTTTTTTCCCATCTCGTTCTTGGAATAAGCATGGCATTAGGACCTCTTGGAACATGGCTTGCCGTAACCGGCAGTTTGGATTTTAAAATTTTAATTATGGGGCTTGCGGTAGTTTTCTGGGGAGCAGGATTCGATATACTTTATGCCGTAATGGATTACGATTTCGATATTGCAAACGGACTTTTTTCGGTGCCGGCTAAATTCGGAGTAAAAAATGCCGTAATAACTGCAAGGATACTGCATTTATTTGCCCTGCTCTGCCTGGTTTATTTATATTTTTTATTTAACCTTAATTTTTTATATATTATCGGTATAATGCTTGTTACCGGATTTTTTGCATACGAGCATATTCTTGTTTTTAAAAGTTTGGATAATATCGACATGGCGTTTTTTACCATGAACGGTTATATATCTATTACTTTTTTCGTATTTATGTCGCTAAGCATAGCGTATTATTATAAGTTAATATAA
- a CDS encoding UbiX family flavin prenyltransferase, protein MTKTNSYILAITGASGAIYGLSLLKALIEHSYFVHLIVSEPGFTVMKDELDMFKEGYNYKDKAKISNNVNPEISNLDAKQEILNVIKLNLTSNSNIASDAVFNSYAEMFELLDEKFLESKIASGSAKEVKGMAVVPCSMGSLARIACGISGNLIERAADVVLKEKKRLVVCPRETPLNDIHLKNMLSLYSSGAVILPLIPGFYNKPKTISDIVDFITGRILDSLSIENDIYERWEGYNGKYNEK, encoded by the coding sequence ATGACAAAAACAAATTCATACATTCTTGCCATAACAGGCGCATCCGGCGCAATATACGGGCTGAGCCTTCTTAAAGCTTTAATCGAACATTCTTATTTCGTACATCTTATCGTTTCAGAACCGGGTTTTACCGTAATGAAAGACGAACTTGATATGTTTAAAGAAGGTTATAATTATAAAGATAAAGCAAAAATTAGCAATAACGTTAATCCCGAAATTTCTAATTTAGACGCAAAACAAGAAATATTAAACGTTATAAAACTTAATTTAACGTCAAATTCCAATATTGCCTCGGATGCAGTTTTTAATTCTTATGCCGAAATGTTTGAACTTTTAGACGAAAAATTTTTGGAGTCTAAAATTGCGAGCGGTTCGGCAAAAGAGGTTAAAGGTATGGCGGTTGTTCCGTGTTCTATGGGTTCGCTTGCAAGAATAGCTTGCGGAATTTCCGGAAATTTGATTGAACGTGCGGCAGACGTAGTTTTAAAAGAAAAAAAAAGACTTGTGGTATGCCCCAGAGAAACTCCGCTCAACGATATACATCTTAAAAACATGCTGTCGCTATATTCATCAGGAGCGGTAATACTTCCGCTGATCCCCGGTTTTTATAATAAGCCTAAAACTATAAGCGATATAGTCGATTTTATAACGGGCAGAATTTTAGACAGCCTTTCTATAGAGAACGATATATATGAAAGATGGGAAGGTTATAACGGAAAATATAATGAAAAATAA
- the mqnE gene encoding aminofutalosine synthase MqnE yields MKNKSFDLIKEKVYNNIRLTVEDALFLFESKDLLSIGELANYKNNKINGNSVYYIVNIHVNYTNICINRCAFCAFYRTGKESDAYSMSIDEIIEYIRKHHKLNNFKEVHIVGGLHPSLPYKFYLDMIRRIKKEFPSLMIQAFTVVEIDYLSKISGLSVEAVLYDLKERGLNSLPGGGAEIFNPAVRNKLCPNKISGERWIYIHKAAHKTGIVSNASMLYGVKESFADRVNHLNDIRNAQDESGGFKSFIPFAFQPKNTAVKNSSLTSGYDDLKVIATARLFLDNFKHIKTFFVNLGINLAQVSLSFGADDFDGTLIEEKISHNAGSSQPSGLSVKNLKKIITETGKIPVERDTAYNIAYN; encoded by the coding sequence ATGAAAAATAAAAGTTTTGATTTAATTAAGGAAAAAGTTTATAATAATATTAGGCTTACGGTTGAAGACGCCCTGTTTTTATTCGAATCTAAAGACCTGCTTTCCATAGGAGAGCTTGCAAACTATAAAAACAATAAAATTAACGGAAACAGCGTTTATTATATAGTCAATATTCATGTTAATTATACCAATATATGCATAAACAGGTGCGCATTTTGCGCATTTTACAGGACGGGGAAAGAAAGCGACGCATATTCTATGAGTATAGACGAAATAATTGAATATATAAGAAAACATCATAAATTGAATAATTTTAAAGAAGTCCATATAGTCGGAGGTCTTCATCCATCCTTGCCTTACAAATTTTATTTAGACATGATTCGCAGAATAAAGAAAGAATTCCCTTCCCTTATGATTCAGGCGTTTACCGTCGTAGAAATAGACTATTTGTCTAAGATTTCCGGTTTATCCGTGGAAGCCGTGCTATACGATTTAAAAGAAAGAGGCTTAAACAGTCTTCCCGGAGGCGGAGCCGAAATTTTTAATCCAGCCGTAAGAAATAAACTTTGTCCAAATAAAATCAGCGGCGAGAGATGGATATATATTCATAAAGCGGCGCATAAAACGGGAATCGTTTCAAATGCTTCAATGCTTTATGGAGTAAAAGAAAGCTTCGCAGACAGGGTAAACCACTTAAACGACATTAGAAACGCACAAGACGAATCGGGAGGATTTAAATCTTTCATCCCGTTTGCATTCCAGCCGAAAAATACAGCGGTCAAAAATTCATCGCTTACTTCCGGGTACGATGACCTTAAAGTTATTGCGACCGCCCGCCTTTTTTTAGATAATTTTAAACATATAAAAACTTTTTTCGTAAATCTCGGCATTAATCTTGCACAGGTATCTCTTTCTTTCGGCGCCGACGATTTCGACGGAACTCTTATAGAGGAAAAAATATCGCATAACGCAGGTTCTTCTCAGCCCTCCGGACTCAGCGTCAAAAATTTAAAAAAAATAATAACCGAAACGGGCAAGATACCCGTAGAAAGAGACACGGCTTATAATATAGCTTATAATTAA
- a CDS encoding CarD family transcriptional regulator has product MFNLNEFVFYPGYGVCIVESISKKTIGSAEMSFYNIRVLENNAKIMIPVKNESEVGLRLLIKENEIQKVFDVLEEKSEKKPFAKKESWNKRFNGYNIKLCSSCLFEVAEVLRDLYTLKCQKELSFAEKKMFEKAKHLITKEISTVMNRSETYVEEKIKKIFIKKTEISENLKLNA; this is encoded by the coding sequence ATGTTTAACTTAAACGAATTTGTATTTTATCCTGGGTACGGAGTCTGCATCGTAGAATCTATTTCCAAAAAAACGATAGGTTCCGCCGAAATGTCTTTTTACAATATCAGGGTTTTAGAAAACAACGCTAAAATTATGATACCGGTAAAAAACGAATCCGAAGTCGGTCTTCGTCTTTTAATTAAAGAGAACGAGATACAGAAAGTTTTCGACGTTCTTGAGGAAAAATCCGAAAAAAAGCCTTTCGCAAAAAAAGAATCCTGGAACAAAAGATTTAACGGATACAATATAAAATTATGCTCCTCATGCCTTTTTGAAGTTGCCGAAGTTCTAAGGGATTTGTATACTTTAAAATGCCAAAAGGAATTGTCCTTCGCCGAAAAGAAAATGTTTGAAAAAGCAAAACATTTAATAACAAAAGAAATTTCTACCGTTATGAACAGGTCTGAAACATACGTAGAAGAAAAAATAAAAAAAATATTTATAAAAAAGACTGAAATATCAGAAAATTTGAAATTAAATGCATAA
- a CDS encoding TRAM domain-containing protein, producing MKIFNKKPILFIRISLVLISAVLGFLIGKEYWHNDFLSYVGLLFGFTIGFIVISVEKSMESISTKKILTGGIGLFIGLFIINYITYQLFKSFFTGSDLGYITYAFVNFVAGYLGLIIGLRVSDDFSVGIRMQDGTAAVGGQNQFRQETNRNNFSDIKAEESEQCRNYKVIDTSSLIDGRILDVSKTGFIDGTFVIPSFVLHELQHIADSQDPLKRVKGRRGLDILKELREDKNINIKFTDVDYPNIKEVDAKLIAFAKENNGKIITTDFNLNKVAQVRNIRVLNINDLVKALRPILLPGETMTVLITKEGREKNQGIAYMDDGTMVVVEDAMKLVGSELEVVVTSVLQTSSGRMIFTKINSEKENAVV from the coding sequence ATGAAAATTTTTAATAAAAAACCTATTCTTTTTATTAGGATATCGCTTGTTCTTATCTCTGCCGTTCTTGGTTTTTTAATCGGAAAAGAATATTGGCATAACGATTTTTTATCATATGTTGGTTTATTATTCGGTTTTACTATAGGTTTTATTGTTATATCCGTCGAAAAAAGCATGGAATCGATTTCGACCAAAAAAATACTAACCGGAGGAATCGGGCTTTTTATAGGGCTTTTTATAATCAATTATATTACATACCAGCTTTTTAAATCTTTTTTTACCGGTTCGGATCTTGGTTATATTACTTATGCTTTCGTAAATTTCGTGGCAGGTTATCTGGGATTAATTATAGGACTTAGGGTGAGCGACGATTTTTCGGTCGGTATAAGGATGCAGGACGGAACTGCAGCCGTCGGCGGACAGAATCAGTTTCGGCAGGAAACAAACAGAAATAATTTTTCGGACATAAAAGCGGAGGAATCGGAACAATGCCGTAATTACAAAGTTATAGATACCAGTTCTTTGATAGACGGAAGAATATTGGACGTATCCAAGACCGGTTTTATAGACGGAACTTTCGTTATTCCCTCTTTTGTTTTACACGAACTTCAGCATATAGCCGATTCCCAGGATCCGCTAAAAAGAGTTAAAGGCAGAAGGGGATTGGACATACTTAAGGAACTCAGGGAAGATAAAAATATTAATATAAAGTTTACCGACGTCGATTATCCGAATATAAAGGAAGTCGATGCAAAATTAATCGCTTTTGCAAAAGAAAATAACGGTAAGATTATTACGACGGATTTTAACCTTAATAAAGTTGCACAGGTCAGGAATATAAGGGTTTTAAATATAAACGATTTAGTTAAGGCGCTAAGACCTATTCTTTTGCCTGGCGAAACTATGACTGTCTTGATTACAAAAGAGGGCAGGGAAAAAAATCAGGGCATAGCATATATGGACGACGGAACTATGGTAGTAGTCGAAGATGCCATGAAATTAGTCGGTTCGGAGTTGGAGGTCGTCGTTACTAGCGTGCTTCAAACTTCAAGCGGCAGAATGATATTTACTAAAATAAACAGCGAAAAAGAGAATGCAGTTGTATAA
- a CDS encoding 2-C-methyl-D-erythritol 4-phosphate cytidylyltransferase, with the protein MKIYAILLAAGIGSRTGFSVPKQLVKIKNKEIILHSLDIFLNSKINFDAIIITIPPPQIFNFNWDAFFGSNISKEKIEKLKIVTGGKSRQESVYNAIKFIENTYIKADASRENSGNTAENTAVFIHDSARPFVTENELSLLLDKTAEYGAAFLCSGVTETIKEIHGENNGASAEKLKNKADAVKLKTLLRDSLISAKTPQTFKFNIIKKAVYKAAEENFISTDDVSLVENLGLNVFPVKSTDLNIKITSALDFEIAELFLKKFHSEN; encoded by the coding sequence ATGAAAATATACGCGATATTGCTTGCCGCAGGAATAGGTTCGCGCACCGGTTTCTCCGTTCCTAAACAGCTTGTAAAAATAAAAAATAAAGAAATTATTCTGCACAGTCTCGATATTTTTTTAAATTCCAAAATTAATTTCGATGCAATTATAATAACTATTCCTCCGCCGCAAATTTTTAATTTTAACTGGGACGCTTTTTTCGGCAGCAATATTTCGAAAGAAAAAATAGAAAAATTAAAAATAGTAACCGGCGGAAAATCGCGGCAGGAATCCGTATATAATGCTATAAAATTTATAGAAAATACCTATATAAAAGCAGATGCGTCCAGGGAAAATTCAGGGAATACCGCCGAAAATACCGCCGTATTTATCCACGATTCCGCAAGACCTTTCGTAACCGAGAACGAATTAAGTTTATTATTAGATAAAACGGCAGAATACGGAGCCGCGTTCTTATGTTCGGGCGTTACGGAAACCATAAAAGAAATTCACGGAGAAAATAACGGCGCAAGCGCGGAAAAGTTGAAAAACAAAGCAGACGCGGTTAAACTTAAAACTCTTTTGAGGGACAGCCTTATATCCGCCAAAACTCCGCAGACGTTTAAGTTTAATATTATAAAAAAAGCCGTTTATAAAGCTGCAGAAGAAAATTTTATATCCACCGACGACGTATCTTTAGTCGAAAACTTAGGTTTGAACGTGTTTCCCGTAAAATCTACGGATTTAAATATAAAAATAACATCTGCCTTGGACTTTGAAATAGCCGAACTGTTTTTAAAAAAATTCCACTCGGAAAATTAA
- the ispF gene encoding 2-C-methyl-D-erythritol 2,4-cyclodiphosphate synthase, with protein sequence MVFMIDDSFRIGSGYDIHKFLEFTLFENAAKKLYLGGVTIEGHIGVEAHSDGDVVLHSLTDALLGALSLPDIGVLYPDNLKSTKGISSVEIINYAYGLVKEKGYNLVNADITIVTQTPKISSYKEQMITSVSSALNVDKSRINIKGKTKEGLDSVGKQKAIECFTVCLLSKELK encoded by the coding sequence ATGGTTTTTATGATAGATGATAGTTTTAGAATAGGAAGCGGTTACGATATACATAAGTTTTTAGAATTTACGCTTTTTGAAAATGCCGCAAAAAAATTATATCTCGGCGGAGTGACTATAGAAGGGCATATAGGAGTTGAAGCTCATTCGGACGGCGACGTCGTGCTTCATTCGCTTACCGATGCCCTGCTTGGAGCTTTATCCCTTCCGGATATCGGCGTTTTATATCCGGATAATCTAAAATCAACAAAAGGAATAAGCAGCGTAGAAATAATAAATTACGCATACGGATTGGTTAAAGAAAAAGGCTACAATTTAGTTAACGCGGATATTACTATAGTCACGCAAACCCCTAAAATTTCGTCTTATAAAGAACAGATGATAACTTCCGTATCTTCCGCCTTAAACGTAGACAAATCCCGTATAAATATTAAAGGCAAAACTAAAGAAGGGCTTGATTCCGTCGGCAAACAGAAAGCCATAGAATGTTTCACCGTCTGTCTTTTGTCTAAGGAATTAAAATGA
- a CDS encoding NADH:flavin oxidoreductase/NADH oxidase — MLFEPIEIGGIKIKNRIMMAPMCMYSAVDGVIGAFHTAHLGARAIGGVGLIMVEATGVSPEGRISPYDAGIWNEKQVGAFKPVVEFCKSCGSVMGIQLAHAGRKASTNAPWLGENPLKPGEGGWQVLGPSPIPFDEGYPVPKEMDENDIKKVVKDFANGAKNADKAGFDVIEIHAAHGYLINEFLSPISNKRTDKYGGSLENRARLLLEIISAIKSEGWPKNKPILVRISAVDWIEGGFDLESSIGLAKMLKEAGVSLIDCSSGGTSPKAKMNIYFGYQLGFAKEIREKAGIAVSGVGLITKPEFADFILSSGTADMVALGRELLRNPYWPLTAARKLGVDIEWPKQYLRAKF, encoded by the coding sequence ATGCTTTTTGAACCGATAGAGATAGGCGGAATAAAAATTAAAAACAGAATAATGATGGCGCCAATGTGTATGTACTCGGCGGTTGACGGCGTAATAGGCGCTTTTCATACCGCTCATTTAGGGGCAAGAGCGATAGGCGGCGTCGGACTTATCATGGTTGAAGCTACCGGCGTCAGCCCTGAAGGAAGAATCAGCCCTTACGATGCCGGAATATGGAACGAAAAGCAAGTAGGGGCCTTTAAGCCCGTCGTAGAATTTTGTAAATCTTGCGGATCGGTAATGGGAATACAACTGGCGCATGCCGGAAGAAAAGCATCGACGAACGCTCCGTGGCTTGGAGAGAACCCCTTGAAACCAGGCGAAGGCGGTTGGCAGGTTCTCGGTCCCAGCCCTATTCCTTTTGACGAAGGCTATCCTGTTCCAAAAGAAATGGATGAAAACGATATTAAAAAAGTCGTGAAAGATTTTGCAAACGGTGCAAAAAATGCCGATAAGGCTGGATTCGACGTTATAGAAATACATGCCGCCCATGGTTATCTGATAAACGAATTTTTGTCGCCGATATCAAATAAAAGAACCGATAAATACGGCGGCAGCCTCGAAAACAGGGCAAGACTCCTGCTGGAAATTATAAGCGCAATAAAATCTGAAGGCTGGCCGAAAAACAAGCCAATATTAGTAAGAATTTCCGCCGTTGACTGGATAGAAGGAGGTTTTGACCTCGAATCGTCTATAGGTTTGGCAAAAATGTTAAAAGAAGCAGGAGTATCTTTAATAGACTGTTCTTCAGGCGGAACGTCTCCGAAAGCAAAAATGAATATATATTTTGGCTATCAGCTCGGCTTCGCAAAAGAGATAAGGGAAAAAGCCGGTATAGCCGTTTCGGGAGTAGGACTTATTACGAAACCGGAATTTGCCGATTTCATACTAAGTTCCGGAACTGCTGATATGGTGGCTCTCGGCAGGGAACTGCTCCGCAATCCTTATTGGCCTCTTACGGCGGCACGCAAACTTGGCGTAGATATCGAATGGCCTAAACAATATCTAAGGGCTAAGTTTTGA
- a CDS encoding type II toxin-antitoxin system RelE/ParE family toxin — protein MARKIIWTLEAADDLESIATYISRDSHFYSKSFVREIINASLSLKEFPERGRIVPEFSNSAVHELFIKEYRLIYKIEESRIVILGIIHGKRNLRLYPKKTDKKKRRRYF, from the coding sequence ATGGCTCGAAAAATAATCTGGACGTTAGAGGCCGCCGATGACCTTGAATCTATTGCAACATATATATCCAGAGATTCTCATTTTTATTCAAAATCTTTCGTCCGTGAAATCATAAATGCAAGCCTTTCTCTTAAAGAATTTCCTGAAAGAGGCCGCATAGTTCCTGAATTTTCAAATTCTGCCGTCCACGAACTTTTTATAAAAGAATACCGCCTAATATATAAAATAGAAGAATCCCGCATCGTCATACTTGGTATTATCCACGGTAAAAGAAACCTGAGACTTTATCCTAAAAAGACCGATAAAAAAAAGAGGCGACGATATTTTTAA